One Litorilinea aerophila genomic window carries:
- a CDS encoding YfhO family protein, with the protein MTRLAHIRHGSGRSSGLRNGLLAAGALAIFVLALYHPLLFTNRVLASGDILLYFYPYRDYAAASLRQGQIPLWNPYIFLGVPFLANPQAAVLYPLHWPLSWLPVTKQIYWSAAIHTWLLGLGGYLLARRWHASPGAALVTGLTLAGSGFYGGLMGHINQMNGATWLPWALWALAPLLPGQRPNAPGSRTFWVALCWMAGLTALMLLAGHTQTAYINLFGVGLWCLWPLGTYGRSWRRLGEALRATGLPLAAYGGGVLLGALLSGAQLWPTLELSGLGLRSGGLSYGEASSFSLRPLQLLWTLLPSYGLADLSVVFGTLGYTEFVAHVGLLGMALAAWGAWRRSDPRRSYGLFFAGLGLFLALGRWNPVYYLLYLAVPGFDLFRAPARWMMLYTLGMALLAGVGLDALRAQGLGRIPSWLPRGRALTADDIRPRLLTGLVVALLAVDLWLAARALPHAAPTAPQAVYDVRTAPAHLLTDPVRAQVGPGAMGRFLSMSTITFDPGDMADFRRILREGTSPQLSEEAFAQLIVALKAQEILAPNLPMLWRVPSVDGFDGGVLPLQRYIDFLTLFIPPDRLIADGRLREQLQEIPPTRLLNLLNVQYVITDKVRDLWFEGVYYDRQIGARLGGDGLERLTVHVPDPLEATHIGLIGAITASPEALEALAGENHTVATLQVREAGEVVAQFPLVAGGQPGAQLADEGLDSPLAAAGGARVAFQDVENGRQEYLVELALPRPLTPANLELVWQPGPETLTVQAITLIDRRTGMFVPLLPSDRGHFRLVHSGDVKIYENLDLLPRAYLVHEAMAVDSPDEALAQLAHPDFDPARQAVVEEEVALHGQPAPDDQAQILSYKPEAVTIRTQSRTPALLVLSDTDYPGWHALVDGEPTPILRTNYLLRGVLVPAGTHTVHFVYQPESWRKGLWVSVGGALLLGLCLAWLAWGRIRSPRASGV; encoded by the coding sequence ATGACCAGGCTAGCACACATCCGCCATGGCTCAGGCCGATCCTCCGGGCTGCGGAATGGGCTCTTGGCCGCGGGGGCGCTGGCCATCTTTGTGTTGGCCCTCTACCATCCGCTCCTCTTCACCAACCGGGTGCTGGCCAGCGGCGATATTCTGCTCTATTTCTACCCCTATCGGGACTACGCGGCGGCCTCCCTGCGCCAGGGACAGATCCCCCTGTGGAATCCGTACATCTTCCTGGGCGTGCCCTTCCTGGCCAACCCCCAGGCCGCGGTGCTCTATCCTCTCCACTGGCCCTTGAGCTGGCTGCCGGTGACGAAACAGATCTACTGGAGCGCAGCCATCCACACCTGGCTCCTGGGCTTGGGGGGCTACCTCCTGGCCCGCCGCTGGCACGCCAGCCCTGGCGCCGCCCTGGTCACCGGCCTGACCCTGGCCGGCAGCGGCTTCTACGGCGGCCTGATGGGCCACATCAACCAGATGAACGGGGCCACCTGGCTGCCCTGGGCCCTCTGGGCCCTGGCACCGCTACTGCCCGGGCAGCGCCCCAACGCCCCGGGTAGCCGGACCTTCTGGGTAGCCCTCTGCTGGATGGCCGGGTTGACGGCCCTCATGCTCCTGGCCGGCCACACCCAGACGGCGTACATCAATCTGTTCGGCGTCGGCCTCTGGTGCCTCTGGCCCCTGGGGACATACGGCCGATCCTGGCGCCGCCTGGGGGAAGCCCTGCGCGCGACCGGGCTTCCCCTGGCCGCCTACGGCGGTGGTGTGTTGTTGGGGGCCCTCCTCAGCGGCGCTCAGCTCTGGCCCACCCTGGAGCTGAGCGGACTGGGGCTGCGCAGCGGCGGCCTGAGCTATGGGGAGGCCAGCAGCTTCAGCCTTCGTCCCCTCCAGTTGCTGTGGACCCTGCTGCCCTCCTACGGCCTGGCGGACCTGAGCGTGGTCTTCGGAACCCTGGGCTATACCGAATTTGTGGCCCATGTGGGCCTGCTGGGTATGGCCCTGGCCGCCTGGGGCGCCTGGCGCCGGAGTGACCCGCGCCGGAGCTATGGCCTGTTCTTTGCCGGCCTGGGTCTCTTCCTGGCCCTGGGGCGCTGGAACCCGGTCTACTACCTCCTGTACCTGGCCGTGCCGGGTTTCGATCTGTTCCGGGCGCCGGCCCGCTGGATGATGCTCTACACCCTGGGTATGGCCCTGCTGGCCGGCGTGGGCCTGGACGCCCTGCGCGCCCAGGGGCTGGGGCGCATCCCATCCTGGCTACCCCGCGGGCGGGCGTTGACCGCGGATGACATCCGCCCCCGGCTGCTGACCGGCCTGGTGGTGGCCCTGTTGGCCGTGGATCTATGGCTGGCGGCCCGGGCCCTGCCCCACGCTGCGCCCACCGCGCCCCAGGCCGTCTACGACGTGCGCACGGCGCCGGCACACCTGCTCACCGACCCGGTGCGCGCCCAGGTCGGGCCGGGGGCCATGGGCCGCTTCCTCAGCATGAGCACCATCACCTTCGACCCGGGCGACATGGCCGACTTCCGGCGCATCTTGCGGGAGGGAACGTCCCCCCAACTGAGCGAGGAAGCCTTCGCCCAACTGATCGTCGCGCTCAAGGCCCAGGAGATCCTGGCCCCCAACCTGCCCATGCTGTGGCGGGTGCCCTCGGTGGATGGCTTTGACGGCGGTGTGTTGCCCTTGCAGCGCTACATCGACTTCCTGACCCTCTTCATCCCGCCGGACCGGCTGATTGCCGATGGGCGGCTGCGGGAGCAGCTCCAGGAGATCCCGCCCACCCGCCTGCTCAACCTGCTCAACGTGCAGTACGTCATCACCGACAAGGTCCGGGATCTCTGGTTCGAGGGGGTCTATTACGACCGTCAAATTGGGGCGCGGCTGGGTGGCGACGGCCTGGAGCGCCTGACTGTCCACGTGCCAGACCCGCTGGAGGCGACCCACATCGGCCTCATCGGCGCCATCACGGCCAGCCCGGAGGCGCTGGAGGCCCTGGCCGGGGAGAATCACACCGTGGCCACCCTCCAGGTGCGCGAGGCGGGGGAGGTGGTCGCCCAGTTTCCCCTGGTGGCCGGCGGTCAGCCGGGGGCCCAACTGGCCGATGAAGGGCTGGACAGTCCCCTGGCGGCAGCCGGCGGCGCGCGGGTGGCCTTCCAGGATGTGGAGAACGGACGCCAGGAATATCTGGTGGAGCTGGCCTTGCCGCGGCCGCTCACGCCGGCCAACCTGGAGCTGGTGTGGCAGCCTGGCCCCGAGACCCTCACTGTCCAGGCCATCACCCTGATCGACCGACGCACGGGCATGTTTGTGCCGCTGTTGCCCAGCGACCGGGGCCACTTCCGCCTGGTGCACAGCGGCGACGTTAAGATCTACGAGAACCTGGACCTGTTGCCCCGGGCCTACCTGGTCCACGAAGCGATGGCCGTGGACAGCCCGGATGAGGCGCTGGCGCAACTGGCCCATCCCGACTTCGACCCTGCCCGGCAGGCGGTGGTCGAGGAGGAGGTCGCCCTACACGGCCAGCCTGCCCCGGACGACCAGGCCCAGATCCTGAGTTACAAGCCGGAAGCAGTCACCATCCGTACCCAGAGCCGAACACCGGCCTTGTTGGTTCTGAGCGATACCGACTACCCGGGCTGGCACGCCTTGGTGGACGGCGAGCCGACGCCCATCCTGCGCACCAATTACCTCCTGCGCGGGGTGCTGGTCCCGGCTGGCACCCACACCGTGCACTTTGTCTATCAGCCGGAAAGCTGGCGAAAGGGGCTGTGGGTCAGTGTCGGCGGCGCGCTCCTGCTGGGCCTCTGTCTAGCCTGGCTGGCCTGGGGACGTATTCGGTCTCCCCGGGCATCTGGTGTATAA
- the kduD gene encoding 2-dehydro-3-deoxy-D-gluconate 5-dehydrogenase KduD, whose translation MSVLDLFRLDGKVALVTGCRRGIGRAMTLALAEAGADIIGVSASLPLHDSEIEREVRQLGRNFTAYQCDFSDRAALYQFIAQVKADFPVIDILVNNAGTILRKPAAEHPDEYWDTIIQVNQTAQFILSREIGKEMLARGRGKIIFTASLLSFQGGITVPGYAAAKHAVAGLTKALANEWAGKGVNVNAIAPGYVETDNTEALRKDPVRYQAILDRIPAGRWGRIEDFKGPVVFLASSASDYVHGEILTVDGGWMAR comes from the coding sequence ATGTCGGTTTTGGATCTGTTCAGACTGGATGGCAAGGTGGCCCTGGTGACCGGCTGCCGGCGGGGCATTGGCAGGGCCATGACCCTGGCCCTGGCCGAAGCCGGCGCTGATATTATCGGCGTGAGCGCCTCCCTGCCCCTCCACGACAGCGAGATCGAGCGGGAAGTCCGCCAATTGGGGCGAAACTTTACCGCCTACCAGTGCGATTTCAGCGATCGAGCTGCTTTGTACCAGTTCATTGCCCAGGTGAAAGCCGATTTCCCGGTCATCGATATCCTGGTCAACAACGCCGGGACGATCCTGCGTAAGCCGGCAGCGGAACACCCGGACGAGTACTGGGATACCATCATCCAGGTGAACCAGACGGCCCAGTTCATCCTCAGCCGGGAGATCGGCAAGGAGATGCTGGCTCGGGGCAGGGGCAAGATTATCTTCACCGCCTCTCTGCTCTCATTCCAGGGGGGCATCACCGTGCCCGGCTATGCCGCCGCGAAGCATGCCGTGGCCGGCCTCACCAAGGCGTTGGCCAACGAATGGGCTGGCAAGGGGGTTAACGTGAACGCCATTGCTCCGGGCTACGTGGAAACGGACAATACTGAAGCCCTGCGCAAAGATCCGGTGCGCTATCAGGCCATTTTGGATCGGATTCCGGCCGGCCGCTGGGGACGGATTGAGGATTTCAAGGGGCCTGTTGTCTTCCTCGCCTCCTCGGCTTCGGACTATGTCCACGGTGAGATCCTGACGGTAGATGGCGGCTGGATGGCCCGGTGA
- a CDS encoding zinc-dependent alcohol dehydrogenase, with product MKAVFYEGDRRIRVGTCTPRPPGPNEVQIQVAYGGICGTDLHIFHGAMDRRVRMPQIMGHEMSGRVHAVGSQVQGIRVGDPVTVMPLDPCGVCPACQAGHSHICHNLKFLGIDTPGAFQSFWTVPAHTVFRLPETLSLQQAALIEPLAVACHDVRLGEVKAGDQVVVIGGGPIGTLIALVAREQGAHVLVSDVNPHRLALIQELGFQVVNPLEEDLPGLVQQQTNGAGADVVFEVSGSAAGARTMTELLRTRGLAVVVAIFGQPPAVDLFRVFWRELRLRGVRVYEQEDFQRAIELAASGRLPLDKLITSVRPLEQLQAGFEEMEQGGANMKILLEV from the coding sequence ATGAAGGCCGTATTCTATGAAGGAGATCGTCGGATCCGGGTAGGAACCTGTACCCCCCGCCCGCCCGGTCCGAACGAGGTGCAGATCCAGGTGGCCTATGGCGGGATCTGTGGGACGGACCTCCACATTTTCCACGGCGCCATGGATCGGCGGGTGCGGATGCCCCAGATCATGGGGCACGAGATGTCCGGGCGCGTCCACGCGGTGGGGAGCCAGGTGCAGGGGATTCGCGTGGGTGATCCGGTCACGGTCATGCCCCTGGATCCCTGCGGTGTATGTCCCGCCTGCCAGGCAGGGCACAGCCACATCTGCCACAACCTCAAATTCCTGGGCATCGATACGCCGGGTGCCTTTCAGTCCTTTTGGACGGTGCCGGCCCACACGGTCTTTCGCCTGCCCGAGACCCTTTCCCTCCAACAGGCGGCCCTGATCGAGCCCCTGGCCGTCGCCTGTCATGACGTGCGCCTGGGCGAGGTGAAGGCGGGCGACCAGGTGGTTGTGATTGGGGGTGGCCCCATCGGCACGTTGATCGCCCTGGTTGCTCGGGAGCAGGGCGCCCATGTATTGGTGAGTGACGTGAATCCCCACCGGTTGGCACTGATCCAAGAATTGGGCTTCCAGGTTGTCAATCCGCTCGAAGAAGATCTCCCCGGGCTGGTGCAACAGCAGACCAACGGTGCCGGCGCTGATGTGGTCTTCGAGGTTTCGGGCTCGGCAGCGGGTGCCAGAACCATGACGGAGCTGCTGCGGACGCGAGGACTGGCTGTGGTGGTGGCCATTTTCGGCCAGCCGCCAGCCGTCGACCTCTTCCGGGTTTTCTGGCGGGAATTACGGCTGCGGGGCGTTCGGGTCTATGAACAGGAGGATTTCCAGCGGGCCATTGAGCTGGCTGCTTCTGGTCGTCTTCCCCTGGACAAATTGATCACCTCTGTCCGTCCTCTGGAGCAGCTTCAGGCTGGCTTTGAGGAGATGGAGCAGGGAGGTGCCAACATGAAAATCCTATTGGAGGTGTAG
- a CDS encoding ABC transporter ATP-binding protein translates to MMNGTHPKLLEIRGLRTYFKTDEGILKAVDGVDLDIMPGTTVGIIGESGCGKSVTAQSILRIVPPPGFIAGGHIWLHRKDGASVDLAQLDPKGPEIRAIRGADIAMIFQEPMTSLSPVHPIGDQIMEAILLHRTPDKREAREIALDMLARVEISNPVQRFKEYPHQLSGGMRQRVMIAMALSCNPSLLIADEPTTALDVTVQAQVLELLKQLQDEFGMAIMYITHDLGVIAEIADQVNVMYLGRVVERASTRELFRNPLHPYTRRLLQSIPRIQGQPRTRLDAVEGNVPIPLNFPRQCGFYSRCREALQGRCDVSIPALVNVGHDHEVRCFLYSEEEELVP, encoded by the coding sequence ATGATGAATGGCACACACCCTAAACTTCTGGAGATTCGTGGGCTGCGAACCTATTTCAAGACGGACGAAGGTATCCTGAAGGCCGTAGACGGGGTCGACCTGGACATTATGCCCGGCACGACCGTGGGGATCATCGGTGAGTCCGGCTGTGGGAAGAGCGTGACCGCCCAGTCCATCCTGCGGATCGTGCCGCCACCTGGCTTCATCGCTGGGGGGCACATCTGGCTTCATCGCAAGGATGGCGCATCGGTCGATCTGGCCCAGCTTGATCCTAAAGGTCCCGAGATCCGGGCCATCCGTGGTGCTGATATTGCCATGATTTTTCAAGAGCCCATGACCAGCCTTTCGCCCGTGCATCCCATCGGGGATCAAATCATGGAAGCAATTCTCCTGCACCGCACCCCGGACAAGCGGGAGGCCCGCGAGATCGCTTTGGATATGTTGGCTCGGGTGGAAATTTCCAATCCGGTGCAGCGATTTAAGGAATATCCCCACCAGCTTTCTGGCGGAATGCGTCAGAGGGTCATGATCGCCATGGCCCTCTCCTGCAACCCCAGCCTGCTGATTGCCGACGAACCGACCACCGCGCTGGATGTGACCGTGCAGGCCCAGGTGCTTGAGCTGTTGAAGCAGTTACAAGATGAATTTGGCATGGCCATCATGTACATTACCCACGACCTGGGTGTTATCGCGGAAATCGCCGACCAGGTCAATGTGATGTATCTGGGGCGGGTAGTAGAGCGAGCCAGCACCCGCGAACTCTTCCGGAATCCGTTGCATCCCTACACAAGGCGTCTTCTCCAATCCATCCCCCGGATCCAGGGCCAGCCGCGTACACGCCTGGACGCGGTGGAGGGCAATGTTCCCATTCCGCTGAATTTTCCCCGCCAATGTGGGTTCTATTCCCGTTGCCGGGAGGCCTTGCAGGGGCGCTGCGACGTCAGCATTCCCGCCCTGGTGAACGTGGGCCATGATCATGAAGTTCGCTGTTTTTTGTATAGCGAGGAAGAGGAGCTGGTCCCATGA
- a CDS encoding ArnT family glycosyltransferase, with the protein MSRQSSWPAIPAPPPLAGHGRRVLTAVHFGARAGLLARADTLALAVLILVGFGLRLGLLGRFPFHADEALYGYWARYTWPDDPLFLQVWPDKPPLFIWSLALAFRLFGASEAGAQMVNVLASTLTIPLVAAIARRWWGRPASLVAAMLLALNPFAISFAATAFTDPMLVLAGTFGLAAAARGWPLWAGIGLGAAIMTKQQGLLYAPLILAVLAFAPASAREAVSPSSRLAGLGRRLGLALVGTGLVVLPIVYWDSLRWDVAPSPWDLSVRHYGGLTLTHPADWLGRLRAWSELAWYLAAGRLPWAGWALLAAAGLLHLVQSGVNTTAEIPGALWARPLRWKQLANFYRDLPGRRRWPGTMEPGPFLLLVAWGAGFLALHVVASVQVWDRYLLPLAPILALAGARLAAALGEPWPANPGWRKSPGRNPLVETLSKFLPRLTRPGWTVGMLLLVGLLGIQPARVAATGGLPIGSDHGAMTGLHQALRWLQQENPDGYVLYHRVLGWHYRFYLYDPIRHGQVELRWYPSTTYLADNALKTPHRRKFLLVPAWAPQPDLAARLAMQGLQAQKRLQAGNFTLYELTQPPRPFCTWCLCRDPGAPARMPFAVWSGPQLSREQPSP; encoded by the coding sequence GTGTCCAGACAGTCATCCTGGCCCGCGATTCCGGCACCGCCCCCCCTGGCCGGGCATGGACGAAGGGTGCTGACGGCCGTCCATTTTGGCGCGCGTGCCGGGCTGTTGGCCCGAGCCGATACCCTGGCCCTTGCCGTCCTGATCCTGGTTGGCTTTGGCCTGCGCCTTGGGCTGCTGGGTCGCTTCCCTTTTCACGCCGACGAAGCCCTGTACGGCTACTGGGCACGCTACACCTGGCCCGACGATCCCCTGTTCCTGCAGGTCTGGCCGGACAAGCCGCCCCTCTTCATCTGGAGCCTGGCCCTGGCCTTTCGCCTCTTCGGGGCCAGCGAAGCAGGCGCCCAGATGGTGAACGTCCTGGCCAGCACCCTGACCATTCCCCTGGTGGCCGCCATCGCCCGCCGTTGGTGGGGGCGTCCTGCCAGCCTGGTGGCCGCCATGCTCCTGGCCCTGAACCCCTTCGCCATCAGCTTCGCGGCCACTGCCTTTACCGATCCCATGTTGGTGCTGGCCGGGACCTTCGGGCTGGCCGCAGCGGCGCGTGGATGGCCTCTGTGGGCAGGGATCGGGCTGGGCGCGGCCATCATGACCAAACAACAGGGCCTGCTCTACGCGCCCCTCATCCTGGCCGTGCTGGCATTCGCTCCGGCCTCTGCCCGCGAGGCAGTTTCGCCTTCCAGTCGGCTGGCCGGGTTGGGGCGCCGGCTAGGCCTGGCCCTGGTGGGCACCGGTCTGGTGGTCCTGCCCATCGTCTATTGGGACAGCCTGCGCTGGGACGTGGCGCCGTCCCCCTGGGATTTGAGCGTGCGCCACTACGGCGGCCTCACCCTCACCCACCCCGCTGACTGGCTCGGCCGGCTGCGGGCGTGGTCGGAGCTGGCATGGTATCTGGCGGCCGGTCGCCTACCCTGGGCCGGCTGGGCCCTGCTGGCTGCGGCCGGGTTGCTGCACCTGGTACAGTCGGGCGTAAATACCACGGCAGAAATTCCGGGTGCCCTCTGGGCGCGCCCCCTCAGGTGGAAACAATTGGCGAATTTCTACCGGGATTTACCAGGCCGGCGAAGATGGCCCGGGACCATGGAACCGGGCCCCTTTCTGCTGCTGGTGGCATGGGGAGCTGGCTTCCTGGCCCTCCACGTGGTGGCCAGCGTCCAGGTCTGGGATCGCTACCTGCTGCCCCTGGCGCCCATCCTGGCCCTGGCCGGGGCGCGTCTGGCTGCCGCGCTGGGGGAGCCGTGGCCAGCGAATCCAGGCTGGCGTAAATCCCCTGGCAGAAACCCGCTGGTGGAAACCCTCAGCAAATTTCTGCCACGATTGACCCGGCCAGGGTGGACCGTGGGCATGTTGCTCCTGGTGGGCCTGTTGGGCATCCAGCCTGCTCGGGTTGCGGCCACCGGCGGCCTGCCCATCGGCAGCGACCATGGCGCCATGACGGGCCTCCACCAGGCGCTCCGCTGGCTCCAGCAAGAGAACCCTGACGGCTACGTCCTCTACCACCGGGTGCTGGGCTGGCACTACCGCTTCTACCTGTACGATCCCATACGCCATGGCCAGGTGGAGCTGCGCTGGTACCCCAGCACCACCTACCTGGCCGACAACGCGCTCAAGACACCCCACCGGCGCAAGTTTCTGCTGGTCCCGGCCTGGGCCCCCCAGCCCGACCTCGCTGCCCGCCTGGCCATGCAGGGGCTGCAGGCCCAGAAGCGCTTGCAGGCCGGCAATTTCACCCTGTACGAGCTGACACAGCCGCCTCGTCCCTTCTGCACCTGGTGCCTCTGTCGAGATCCCGGGGCGCCTGCCCGGATGCCCTTTGCCGTCTGGTCAGGGCCCCAGCTGAGCCGGGAGCAGCCTTCCCCATGA
- a CDS encoding ABC transporter ATP-binding protein, with product MNVSPARHPTSAEKLLEINHLKKYFPIEKGFLRRVVGHVRAVDDVSLYIHEGEAFGLVGESGSGKTTLGRCIVRAISPSEGEIWFRLPDGRRVNLAQMDRRELRAVRRYMHMIFQDPYSSLNPRMTVRDIIAEPLRYNHLGTEQEINERVKELIQLVGLEVQHLKRYPHAFSGGQRQRIGIARSLAINPRLIVCDEAVSALDVSIQAQILNLLLDLQEQFKLTYLFIAHDLSVVKHISHRIGVMYVGKLVEMAETHELFTNPRHPYTEALLSAVPKTDPDLKTERIILAGEVANPANPPSGCYFHPRCRYARDICREETPSWDEVSPGHFVSCHLARELNLQGTTG from the coding sequence ATGAATGTATCGCCAGCGAGGCATCCGACTTCCGCGGAGAAACTCCTGGAAATTAACCATTTGAAAAAATACTTTCCCATTGAGAAGGGGTTTTTACGTCGCGTGGTTGGCCATGTCCGGGCTGTGGACGACGTAAGCCTGTACATTCACGAAGGGGAGGCCTTTGGGCTGGTGGGAGAATCCGGCAGTGGCAAGACAACCCTGGGGCGCTGTATTGTGCGCGCCATTTCGCCCAGCGAGGGGGAGATCTGGTTCCGCCTGCCGGATGGGCGTCGGGTCAATCTGGCGCAGATGGATCGACGGGAGCTCCGGGCTGTACGCCGGTACATGCACATGATCTTTCAGGATCCTTACTCTTCCTTGAATCCTCGCATGACTGTTCGGGACATCATCGCCGAGCCGTTACGATACAACCATTTGGGCACAGAACAGGAAATCAACGAGCGGGTCAAGGAACTGATCCAACTGGTTGGCCTGGAGGTCCAACACCTGAAACGCTATCCCCACGCTTTCTCCGGCGGGCAGCGCCAACGGATCGGCATTGCCCGTTCTCTGGCCATCAACCCCCGTCTCATCGTCTGCGACGAAGCCGTCTCTGCCCTGGATGTATCGATCCAGGCCCAAATTCTGAACCTGCTGCTGGACCTGCAAGAACAGTTCAAGCTCACATATCTCTTTATCGCCCACGACCTTTCCGTGGTAAAGCACATTTCACACCGCATCGGTGTAATGTATGTGGGCAAACTGGTGGAGATGGCCGAGACCCACGAGCTCTTCACCAATCCCAGGCACCCGTACACCGAGGCCCTCCTGTCAGCAGTACCGAAGACAGACCCGGATCTGAAGACGGAGCGCATCATCCTGGCGGGCGAGGTCGCCAACCCAGCTAATCCGCCGTCTGGCTGCTATTTTCACCCCCGCTGTCGCTACGCCCGGGATATCTGCCGGGAAGAGACACCGTCCTGGGATGAGGTGTCGCCCGGTCACTTCGTGAGCTGTCACCTGGCTCGGGAACTGAACCTGCAAGGGACAACAGGGTAA
- a CDS encoding ABC transporter permease, translated as MTETARQPDLHDESYYLASQWQLVWRKFRKHRLALLGMSILVIFYLVAIFADFFALHPYQERNADFALAPPQRIHFWDESGQFHFPPFIYGRQQSLDMRTLQRTYVEDTEVRYPLRFFARGYSYKLLGLLETDIHLIGVDGPVKFFPFGTDEFGRDLYSRNIFASRISLSIGFVGVLVSFVIGCLVGGISGYFGGTVDLIIQRLIEFIISIPTIPLWIALAAALPPHWTSVQVYFSITVVLATVGWTGLARTVRGKLLETREADFVMAARVSNVGDFHIIVRHLLPSFASYLIVSLTLGVPGMILGETALSFLGIGIRPPAVSWGVLLQDAQNIRSLAQSPWLFIPAVFVVVAVLCFNFVGDGLRDAADPYK; from the coding sequence GTGACCGAAACTGCTCGTCAACCCGATCTGCACGACGAAAGCTATTACCTGGCCTCCCAATGGCAACTGGTCTGGCGAAAATTCCGCAAACACAGGCTGGCCCTGCTAGGCATGTCGATTTTGGTGATTTTCTATCTTGTGGCCATCTTTGCGGATTTCTTCGCCCTGCACCCCTACCAGGAGCGAAATGCAGATTTTGCGTTGGCGCCGCCGCAGCGTATCCACTTCTGGGATGAGTCGGGCCAGTTCCATTTTCCACCCTTCATCTATGGCCGACAGCAAAGCCTCGACATGCGAACCCTCCAACGTACTTATGTGGAGGACACTGAGGTTCGATATCCGCTGCGCTTCTTTGCCCGGGGATATTCGTACAAGTTATTGGGCCTGTTGGAAACGGATATTCACCTCATTGGCGTGGATGGCCCCGTGAAATTTTTCCCCTTTGGGACCGACGAATTCGGACGGGATCTCTATTCCCGGAATATCTTCGCCTCTCGCATCTCCCTTTCCATCGGTTTTGTCGGTGTGTTGGTGAGCTTCGTGATCGGGTGTCTGGTGGGCGGCATATCCGGTTATTTTGGCGGTACCGTGGATCTCATCATCCAGCGCCTGATCGAGTTCATCATCTCTATTCCTACCATTCCCCTGTGGATTGCCCTGGCCGCCGCCCTTCCCCCCCACTGGACCTCAGTCCAGGTCTATTTCAGCATCACGGTGGTGCTGGCTACGGTGGGTTGGACCGGCCTGGCCCGCACGGTGCGGGGCAAGCTCCTGGAGACGCGGGAGGCCGACTTTGTGATGGCCGCCCGGGTCTCCAACGTGGGGGATTTCCACATCATTGTCAGGCATCTGCTGCCATCCTTTGCCAGTTATTTGATTGTTAGCCTGACGCTGGGCGTACCGGGCATGATTTTAGGGGAGACAGCCCTGAGTTTCCTTGGCATCGGCATACGTCCGCCAGCGGTCAGTTGGGGGGTCCTCCTGCAGGACGCCCAGAATATTCGCAGCCTGGCCCAAAGTCCCTGGTTGTTCATCCCCGCCGTGTTTGTGGTGGTGGCCGTTTTGTGTTTTAACTTTGTGGGGGATGGCCTCCGGGACGCCGCCGATCCCTACAAGTGA
- the scpB gene encoding SMC-Scp complex subunit ScpB, whose product MREEQPSPDGLPLFPEAQPDPTVTENQALPAPGEPDVPDSAAASGEEPVLEGEAPPEATQEMPSPDEAPAPPAMALQLNGHAVGLVEVLESLLFVADGPVDPAQLARVLGQPRAAVEEGLATLARQYREGGRGLRLQEYKGKYQLVTMAEAAPYVEAFLNVENSSRLSGPALETLAVIAYRQPVTRAQIEAVRGVDCAGVLRSLMQRGLIAEVGRLEMPGRPILYGVTEFFLQHFGLTDLAELPPLEQEEADLLTTATALAEQLEADPD is encoded by the coding sequence ATGCGTGAAGAGCAACCGTCTCCAGACGGCCTCCCCCTTTTCCCAGAAGCCCAACCTGATCCCACGGTGACAGAGAACCAGGCCCTGCCAGCGCCGGGTGAGCCGGACGTGCCGGACTCCGCGGCAGCCAGCGGGGAAGAGCCGGTACTCGAAGGGGAAGCGCCCCCAGAGGCGACACAGGAGATGCCGTCCCCAGACGAGGCGCCTGCGCCACCGGCGATGGCGCTGCAGCTCAACGGCCATGCCGTTGGGCTCGTGGAAGTGTTGGAAAGCCTGTTGTTCGTGGCCGACGGACCGGTGGATCCGGCGCAGCTAGCCCGGGTGTTGGGGCAGCCCCGCGCCGCGGTGGAGGAGGGGCTGGCCACCCTGGCTCGCCAGTATCGGGAAGGGGGGCGAGGGTTGCGGCTTCAGGAGTACAAGGGGAAGTATCAGCTGGTGACCATGGCCGAAGCTGCCCCCTACGTGGAAGCCTTCCTCAATGTGGAGAACAGCAGCAGGCTCAGCGGCCCGGCGCTGGAGACCCTGGCCGTGATCGCCTATCGGCAGCCGGTGACCCGGGCCCAGATTGAGGCCGTGCGCGGGGTGGACTGTGCGGGGGTTCTACGTTCCCTCATGCAGCGGGGCCTGATTGCCGAAGTGGGCCGGCTGGAGATGCCCGGCCGCCCCATCCTCTACGGCGTCACAGAATTCTTCCTGCAGCACTTCGGCCTGACCGACCTGGCCGAGCTGCCGCCCCTGGAACAGGAGGAGGCCGACCTGCTGACCACGGCCACCGCCCTGGCGGAACAGCTGGAAGCGGACCCGGACTGA